A single region of the Maylandia zebra isolate NMK-2024a linkage group LG17, Mzebra_GT3a, whole genome shotgun sequence genome encodes:
- the dda1 gene encoding DET1- and DDB1-associated protein 1 produces the protein MEKADFLKGLPVYNKSNFSRFHADSVCKASNRRPSVYLPTREYPSEQIIVTEKTNILLRYLHQQWDKKNAAKKREQEQAEGDSPAPPRKIARTDSQEMNEDS, from the exons ATGGAGAAG GCTGATTTCTTGAAAGGACTTCCTGTCTACAACAAGAGCAACTTCAGCAGGTTTCATGCAGATTCAGTTTGTAAAGCATCT AACCGCAGGCCCTCCGTGTACCTACCAACACGCGAATACCCCTCTGAACAGA tcaTTGTTACAGAAAAAACCAACATTCTCCTGCGTTACCTCCACCAGCAGTGGGACAAAAAG AATGCAGCAAAGAAAAGGGAACAGGAACAAGCTGAGGGTGACAGCCCGGCGCCCCCGAGGAAGATCGCCAGGACAGATAGCCAAGAGATGAACGAGGACTCATAA
- the abhd8b gene encoding protein ABHD8: MLTSFLEGLLCCFTSKPTNIVVPVETSEPADGYEFVEVKPGRILRVRHIIPDRPVVEEPTGLGGSVSCKRKITVYRNGQLFIENLGDRASAELKSCQNGETEPNSTMEVELTDCGNSLPPVSIPEARSDSLTAGNNGASDTAAAVGEASAAGQTDQSQQPRKRRRKPKRTVVIDCERKISACKGTHPDVTLFFIHGVGGSLDIWGSQLDFFSRLGYEVIAPDLAGHGASSAPQIPAAYTFYALAEDMRIIFKRYARKRNILIGHSYGVSFCTFLAHEYPEQIHKMVMINGGGPTALEPSLCSIFNLPTCVLHCLSPLLAWCFLKAGFARQGAREKQLLKENNAFNVSSFVLRAMMSGQYWPEGDEVYHAELTVPVLLVHGMHDKFVPVEEDQRMAEILLMAFLKVLEDGSHMVMMECPDPVNTLLHEFFLWEPLTLPAPKKESKTRPETAKARTDNTQAIAEPSKARPATAKPAQ, from the exons ATGCTGACCAGCTTTCTGGAAGGTCTGCTCTGCTGCTTCACCTCAAAGCCGACCAATATTGTGGTTCCTGTAGAAACCTCAGAACCTGCTGATGGCTACgagtttgtggaggtaaaaccGGGCCGCATTCTGCGAGTTCGGCATATCATCCCCGACAGGCCGGTGGTGGAGGAGCCCACCGGGCTTGGTGGGAGTGTGAGCTGCAAACGAAAAATCACAGTTTACCGTAACGGACAGCTGTTCATTGAGAACTTGGGTGACAGGGCGAGTGCAGAGCTGAAAAGCTGCCAGAATGGAGAGACAGAACCCAACAGCACCATGGAGGTAGAACTGACGGACTGTGGTAATTCGTTGCCGCCCGTCAGCATTCCTGAGGCGAGATCAGACTCTCTCACGGCTGGAAACAACGGCGCATCcgacacagcagcagcagtgggtGAGGCTTCTGCTGCTGGACAGACTGACCAATCTCAGCAACCCAGGAAGCGCAGGCGGAAGCCCAAGCGCACTGTGGTGATTGACTGTGAAAGGAAGATATCAGCCTGTAAAGGGACACATCCAGATGTGACGTTGTTCTTCATTCACGGAGTCGGAGGTTCGCTGGATATCTGGGGAAGCCAGCTGGACTTCTTTTCTCGGCTGGGCTACGAAGTGATTGCCCCGGACCTGGCAGGACACGGAGCCAGCTCAGCACCGCAGATTCCTGCAGCGTATACGTTCTATGCGCTGGCTGAGGATATGAGAATCATCTTCAAGAGATACGCTCGGAAGAGGAATATCCTCATAGGACACTCTTACGG TGTGTCGTTCTGCACCTTCCTGGCTCATGAATATCCAGAACAAATTCACAAGATGGTGATGATCAACGGCGGcggtcccacagctctggagcCCAGCCTCTGCTCCATCTTCAACCTGCCCACCTGTGTGCTTCACTGCCTCTCCCCGCTGCTCGCCTGGTGCTTTCTCAA GGCGGGCTTTGCTCGGCAGGGCGCCAGGGAGAAGCAGTTGCTGAAAGAGAACAATGCCTTCAATGTGTCGTCTTTTGTGTTGCGTGCCATGATGAGCGGGCAGTACTGGCCTGAGGGGGACGAGGTCTACCACGCTGAGCTGACAGTGCCCGTCCTGCTGGTGCATGGCATGCATGACAAATTTGTCCCTGTTGAAGAGGACCAACGAATGGCAGAA ATACTTCTAATGGCGTTCCTGAAGGTCTTGGAGGACGGCAGTCACATGGTCATGATGGAGTGTCCGGATCCTGTTAATACGCTCCTGCACGAGTTCTTCCTCTGGGAACCGCTGACCCTCCCAGCGCCAAAGAAAGAGTCCAAAACCCGTCCAGAGACCGCTAAAGCTCGAACTGATAACACTCAGGCGATAGCTGAGCCCAGCAAGGCCCGGCCTGCGACTGCTAAACCAGCCCAATGA